From the Prunus dulcis chromosome 4, ALMONDv2, whole genome shotgun sequence genome, one window contains:
- the LOC117626121 gene encoding 2-oxoglutarate-dependent dioxygenase AOP2: MGSDGQPKLPVLDFSQEAEALKPGTNSWLSACKDVRQALEEFGCFFVSYDKLPPEFQNGFLGALKELFDLPTQTKMTNKSENPSSGYFGQIPSLPLHEGLGIENATNLEETQKFTKLMWPGGNDNFCESAHSFAKVAEELDQMVTRMIFESYGMEKYYDSYVGSVSYLLRLLKNRTPQENEPSLGFVAHTDKSFTTLLYQNNQAHGLEVETKSHEWIRAEFPPSSFLVMAGDALMAWSNDRILSPNHRVIMSGNEARYSLAQFAFSDGEIHVPEELADEQHPLRYKSFDHPGLLVFFRTNESYVSNSAIKAYCGV; the protein is encoded by the exons ATGGGTTCTGATGGGCAGCCAAAGCTCCCTGTCTTAGATTTCTCTCAGGAAGCTGAAGCTCTGAAGCCTGGCACCAACTCATGGCTATCGGCATGCAAAGATGTTCGACAAGCACTTGAAGAGTTCGGCTGTTTTTTCGTATCGTATGACAAACTCCCTCCGGAGTTTCAAAATGGTTTTTTGGGTGCTCTAAAAGAATTATTTGATCTCCCTACTCAGACCAAAATGACAAACAAATCTGAAAATCCCTCAAGTGGATATTTTGGACAAATTCCCAGCCTTCCTCTCCATGAAGGCTTGGGCATTGAGAATGCAACAAATTTAGAGGAGACTCAAAAGTTCACAAAGCTCATGTGGCCTGGTGGAAATGATAATTTCTG TGAAAGTGCACATTCGTTTGCAAAAGTGGCAGAGGAGTTGGACCAAATGGTGACTAGAATGATATTTGAGAGCTATGGTATGGAGAAGTATTACGACTCCTATGTTGGGTCCGTCTCCTATCTTCTTCGACTCTTGAAAAATAGAACACCCCAAGAAAATGAGCCTAGCCTTGGCTTCGTGGCTCATACTGACAAGAGCTTCACAACCCTACTTTATCAGAATAACCAAGCCCATGGTCTGGAGGTTGAAACTAAAAGCCACGAATGGATTAGGGCTGAGTTTCCACCTTCATCCTTTCTAGTCATGGCCGGTGATGCACTAATG gCATGGAGCAATGACAGAATATTATCTCCCAACCATCGAGTTATTATGAGTGGGAATGAAGCAAGATACTCTCTGGCACAATTTGCATTTAGTGACGGCGAGATACATGTGCCGGAAGAGCTTGCTGATGAACAACACCCCTTACGCTACAAGTCGTTTGATCATCCTGGACTGCTAGTTTTCTTTCGCACTAATGAGAGCTATGTTTCAAACAGTGCTATAAAAGCCTATTGTGGTGTTTGA
- the LOC117626080 gene encoding BAHD acyltransferase At5g47980-like: MASELKVEVTHKETIKPSSATPHHLKTVNLSVFDQLIPQIYIPLLLFYPSTSSDEVNDIDHHRSLVVERSKLLKKSLSEALTHFYPFAGEFQHNISISCNDHGAAFLEAQVNCPISMILDRPDLGMLWKLLPSGHTSYLLQVQANFFECGGLAIGVNISHKVADASTLSKFINSWAAIALGSASTTDHVVPPAAYGVAASLFPPLDFLNAPQMPSSDSTNSGIKEKCITRRFVFDASKIAALKSKAATTTVPNPTRVEVVSALIWKCAAEASRSNLESVMPSAWCQTVNMRKVLVSVLAGKDLLGNVFGLVAGQREEIVEVDDHDLQSLVTILRKGIEEFKENYRNGVSGEGLCQLFKEVVNLIIRDDIDSYSCSSWCRFPFYTSNFGWGKPSWVVTPNVDSKNLIVLMDTKDGDGLEASLTLKEEDMTKFENNKEVLEYASLNPSVI; encoded by the coding sequence ATGGCTTCAGAGCTAAAGGTTGAAGTAACTCACAAGGAAACAATTAAACCATCCTCTGCAACTCCTCACCATCTTAAAACTGTCAACCTCTCTGTTTTTGATCAGCTTATTCCTCAAATTTATATCCCACTACTTCTCTTCTATCCCAGCACTAGCAGTGATGAGGTCAACGATATTGATCATCACCGTTCTTTGGTTGTTGAAAGATCCAAGCTTCTAAAGAAATCCTTAAGCGAAGCCCTCACTCACTTCTATCCTTTTGCAGGGGAATTCCAGCATAATATTTCAATCAGTTGCAATGACCATGGGGCTGCATTTCTTGAGGCCCAAGTCAACTGCCCCATCTCAATGATTTTGGACAGACCAGATCTTGGGATGCTATGGAAACTGCTTCCATCTGGTCATACAAGCTATCTTCTACAAGTCCAGGCCAACTTCTTTGAGTGTGGTGGATTAGCAATCGGAGTCAACATTTCACATAAGGTGGCGGATGCTTCTACTCTAAGCAAATTCATTAACAGCTGGGCTGCAATAGCACTTGGCTCAGCCAGTACTACTGACCATGTGGTGCCTCCTGCAGCATATGGTGTTGCAGCTTCTCTTTTCCCACCACTAGATTTCCTAAACGCACCACAAATGCCTAGTAGTGACAGCACAAACTCCGGTATCAAAGAAAAGTGCATAACAAGGAGATTTGTGTTTGATGCTTCAAAGATTGCTGCTCTCAAGTCCAAAGCTGCCACTACCACTGTGCCAAATCCTACGCGTGTTGAAGTCGTCTCTGCACTCATTTGGAAGTGTGCAGCTGAAGCATCAAGATCAAACTTGGAGTCGGTAATGCCCTCCGCGTGGTGTCAAACGGTGAACATGAGGAAAGTGCTTGTTAGCGTCTTGGCAGGTAAAGACTTACTGGGGAATGTTTTCGGGTTGGTTGCAGGACAGAGGGAAGAAATTGTTGAAGTAGATGATCATGATCTTCAAAGCTTGGTTACTATATTGAGGAAGGGAATTGAGGAATTTAAAGAAAACTACAGAAACGGAGTTAGTGGGGAGGGTTTATGTCAACTTTTCAAGGAGGTTGTGAACCTCATCATAAGGGATGATATAGACAGCTACAGTTGCTCCAGTTGGTGCAGGTTTCCCTTCTACACATCCAATTTCGGATGGGGAAAGCCATCATGGGTTGTCACCCCTAATGTGGATTCCAAGAATTTAATTGTATTGATGGATACAAAAGATGGTGATGGCTTAGAAGCGTCCTTAACTTTGAAGGAAGAAGACATGaccaaatttgaaaacaacaaGGAGGTGCTTGAATATGCATCTTTGAATCCAAGTGTTATTTAg